A genomic window from Pyxicephalus adspersus chromosome 2, UCB_Pads_2.0, whole genome shotgun sequence includes:
- the BBS4 gene encoding BBSome complex member BBS4, protein MALGKIQLMEGDTDGAIQTYLQALHLSPESTELLTTLGLLYLQNGLYQKAFEYLGNALTYDPTNYKGILAAGCMMQSHGDYDVALSKYRVAAASVPESSPLWNNIGMCFYGKKKYVAAISCLKRALYFSPFDWRVLFNLGLVHLSMQQYASAFHFLSAAISLHHGNATLYMLLAVALTYLDDTENAKNSYQQAASLDQTDPLVNLNFAILLYNQGDKKGALSQYQELERKVNILRDTGTEFDPEMVDMAQKLGAALQVGESLVWTKQTKDQKTKQRAGVKGPGTEQTPLGSNQALGRAMSSAAGYSKAAAGSSAPVSKPPSLPLEPEDPTSSGSSTEYKKSAN, encoded by the exons ATGGCCCTTGGAAAGATCCAGTTAATGGAGGGAGATACCGATGGTGCTATTCAGACCTATTTGCAGGCACTTCA TTTATCTCCAGAAAGCACAGAACTGTTAACCACATTAGGGCTGTTGTATTTACAG AATGGTTTGTATCAGAAAGCATTTGAATATCTTGGGAATGCTTTGACATATGATCCCACTAATTATAAG GGCATATTAGCGGCTGGCTGTATGATGCAGTCCCATGGGGATTATGATGTGGCTCTTAGCAAGTATCGTGTAGCTGCTGCCAGTGTGCCAGAGAGCTCCCCCTTGTGGAACAATATTGGCATGTGTTTTTATGGCAAGAAGAAGTATGTGGCG GCCATCAGCTGTCTGAAGCGTGCACTTTACTTTTCCCCATTTGATTGGCGAGTACTGTTTAATCTGGGGCTGGTTCATCTTAGTATGCAGCAATATGCCTCAGCTTTTCACTTTCTAAGTGCAGCTATATCGTTGCATCATGGGAATGCCACACTTTACATGCTTTTGGCAG TGGCACTCACATACCTAGATGATACAGAGAACGCCAAGAACTCATATCAGCAGGCTGCCAGTCTGGATCA GACAGACCCTCTTGTAAATCTGAACTTTGCAATTTTGCTCTACAATCAAGGAGATAAGAAGGGGGCGCTGAGTCAATACCAGGAACTGGAGCGCAAAGTCAACATTTTAAGAGATACTGGAACAGAGTTTGATCCAGAG ATGGTGGACATGGCTCAGAAATTAGGGGCAGCCCTTCAGGTTGGTGAGAGCCTTGTGTGGACAAAACAGACTAAAGACCAAAAAACCAAGCAGCGAGCAGGAGTGAAAGGACCAGGGACGGAGCAGACTCCGCTAGGGTCCAATCAGGCTCTGGGAAGAGCAATGTCTTCTGCTGCTGGATACAGTAAGGCTGCAGCAG GAAGCAGTGCACCTGTCTCCAAACCTCCATCATTACCACTGGAGCCCGAGGACCCTACAAGTTCAGGCTCTTCAACAGAATACAAAAAGAGTGCAAACTGA
- the ADPGK gene encoding ADP-dependent glucokinase isoform X2, translating into MWVKICVGLMAIAVGLLHHLQPELLEAAQDYLTSSIQSISSGEPPSNPSLEEALSTAWDQLITAPAKHWEKVAVGVNACVDVVVSGVSLLKALGLGPRPGGDHLVLNTPEDLAETFQHYMHRGAAAERFYSDADSFQHISRTASQDPGAKHFVGGNAALIAQRLATHPNLEVLLCGPIGPKLHELLDEKIVVPPASLKELDEYHLILEYKAGEKWGSGQAPAASRFIFSHDLSNGAMTSLEILLSSLEDFQPKLLVLSGLHMMEGLTQEARANRLQEAAKALSDVPSDILIHLELASMTDGDLMRGIIYQVFPVISSVGLNEQELLFLSQSSSGPHSALPAWSGIPDVGIVSDILFWILKGSVHEDSALTRVHFHTLAYHIIATVDGFWENQVAAVAAGARIAGSQACASEKIEPSKVMLKSPLEFSTSKTDMGPTARVSAKEPVAIWSKGGVTFYFTPVLICKEPVRTVGLGDAISAEGLLFSEAKTQ; encoded by the exons ATGTGGGTGAAAATCTGTGTGGGCCTGATGGCCATTGCGGTGGGGCTCCTCCACCATCTGCAGCCGGAGCTCCTGGAAGCTGCCCAGGACTATCTGACCTCATCCATACAGAGCATCTCCTCCGGGGAGCCGCCATCTAACCCTTCCTTGGAAGAAGCCCTCTCCACAGCATGGGACCAACTCATCACCGCGCCTGCCAAGCACTGGGAGAAGGTGGCAGTCGG GGTGAATGCTTGTGTTGACGTAGTAGTCTCCGGGGTGAGCTTACTGAAAGCGTTGGGTCTGGGCCCAAGACCCGGAGGAGATCACCTGGTTCTCAACACTCCGGAGGATCTGGCAGAGACCTTCCAGCATTATATGCATCGAGGTGCAGCCGCTGAACGTTTCTATAGTGATGCTGACAGCTTTCAGCACATCTCCCGCACTGCTTCTCAGGATCCAGGAGCCAAG cattttgttGGAGGAAATGCTGCTCTTATTGCACAGAGATTGGCAACACATCCAAATCTGGAG GTTCTCCTGTGTGGACCAATAGGCCCTAAGCTACATGAATTATTGGATGAAAAAATTGTCGTGCCCCCTGCATCTTTGAAGGAGCTGGATGAGTATCACCTTATCCTGGAATATAAAGCTG GGGAGAAGTGGGGCTCCGGTCAAGCTCCTGCTGCCAGCAGGTTTATATTTTCCCATGACTTGTCCAATGGAGCCATGACGTCACTGGAGATTCTGCTTTCCAGTCTGGAAGATTTCCAGCCCAAGCTTTTGGTTCTTTCTGGGCTGCACATGATGGAAGGGTTAACCCAGGAGGCCAGAGCCAACCGCTTGCAAGAG GCGGCTAAGGCGTTGTCAGACGTCCCTTCAGATATTCTCATTCATCTCGAGCTGGCTAGTATGACTGATGGAGATTTAATGAGAGGAATCATTTACCAG GTCTTCCCAGTGATCAGCTCTGTGGGCCTTAATGAGCAAGAGCTCCTCTTCCTCAGCCAGTCATCCTCTGGTCCTCACTCTGCACTCCCAGCATGGTCAGGTATCCCAGATGTTGGAATAGTGAGTGATATATTGTTCTGGATCCTAAAGGGTTCTGTTCATGAAGACTCTGCTCTTACCAGAGTCCACTTTCACACTTTAGCCTACCACATTATTGCCACCGTCGATGGCTTCTGGGAAAATCAGGTGGCTGCAGTTGCTGCTGGCGCTCGGATTGCTGGAAGCCAAGCTTGTGCCAGTGAAAAAATTGAACCTTCAAAAGTAATGCTAAAAAGCCCACTGGAATTTTCTACCTCCAAAACAGACATGGGTCCCACTGCCAGGGTGAGTGCCAAGGAACCTGTGGCAATTTGGAGCAAAGGCGGAGTGACCTTCTATTTTACACCAGTGCTCATATGCAAAGAGCCAGTTAGGACTGTGGGGTTGGGTGATGCTATATCCGCAGAAGGATTGTTGTTTTCAGAAGCTAAGACTCAATGA
- the ADPGK gene encoding ADP-dependent glucokinase isoform X1 — translation MWVKICVGLMAIAVGLLHHLQPELLEAAQDYLTSSIQSISSGEPPSNPSLEEALSTAWDQLITAPAKHWEKVAVGVNACVDVVVSGVSLLKALGLGPRPGGDHLVLNTPEDLAETFQHYMHRGAAAERFYSDADSFQHISRTASQDPGAKHFVGGNAALIAQRLATHPNLEVLLCGPIGPKLHELLDEKIVVPPASLKELDEYHLILEYKAGEKWGSGQAPAASRFIFSHDLSNGAMTSLEILLSSLEDFQPKLLVLSGLHMMEGLTQEARANRLQEAAKALSDVPSDILIHLELASMTDGDLMRGIIYQQVFPVISSVGLNEQELLFLSQSSSGPHSALPAWSGIPDVGIVSDILFWILKGSVHEDSALTRVHFHTLAYHIIATVDGFWENQVAAVAAGARIAGSQACASEKIEPSKVMLKSPLEFSTSKTDMGPTARVSAKEPVAIWSKGGVTFYFTPVLICKEPVRTVGLGDAISAEGLLFSEAKTQ, via the exons ATGTGGGTGAAAATCTGTGTGGGCCTGATGGCCATTGCGGTGGGGCTCCTCCACCATCTGCAGCCGGAGCTCCTGGAAGCTGCCCAGGACTATCTGACCTCATCCATACAGAGCATCTCCTCCGGGGAGCCGCCATCTAACCCTTCCTTGGAAGAAGCCCTCTCCACAGCATGGGACCAACTCATCACCGCGCCTGCCAAGCACTGGGAGAAGGTGGCAGTCGG GGTGAATGCTTGTGTTGACGTAGTAGTCTCCGGGGTGAGCTTACTGAAAGCGTTGGGTCTGGGCCCAAGACCCGGAGGAGATCACCTGGTTCTCAACACTCCGGAGGATCTGGCAGAGACCTTCCAGCATTATATGCATCGAGGTGCAGCCGCTGAACGTTTCTATAGTGATGCTGACAGCTTTCAGCACATCTCCCGCACTGCTTCTCAGGATCCAGGAGCCAAG cattttgttGGAGGAAATGCTGCTCTTATTGCACAGAGATTGGCAACACATCCAAATCTGGAG GTTCTCCTGTGTGGACCAATAGGCCCTAAGCTACATGAATTATTGGATGAAAAAATTGTCGTGCCCCCTGCATCTTTGAAGGAGCTGGATGAGTATCACCTTATCCTGGAATATAAAGCTG GGGAGAAGTGGGGCTCCGGTCAAGCTCCTGCTGCCAGCAGGTTTATATTTTCCCATGACTTGTCCAATGGAGCCATGACGTCACTGGAGATTCTGCTTTCCAGTCTGGAAGATTTCCAGCCCAAGCTTTTGGTTCTTTCTGGGCTGCACATGATGGAAGGGTTAACCCAGGAGGCCAGAGCCAACCGCTTGCAAGAG GCGGCTAAGGCGTTGTCAGACGTCCCTTCAGATATTCTCATTCATCTCGAGCTGGCTAGTATGACTGATGGAGATTTAATGAGAGGAATCATTTACCAG CAGGTCTTCCCAGTGATCAGCTCTGTGGGCCTTAATGAGCAAGAGCTCCTCTTCCTCAGCCAGTCATCCTCTGGTCCTCACTCTGCACTCCCAGCATGGTCAGGTATCCCAGATGTTGGAATAGTGAGTGATATATTGTTCTGGATCCTAAAGGGTTCTGTTCATGAAGACTCTGCTCTTACCAGAGTCCACTTTCACACTTTAGCCTACCACATTATTGCCACCGTCGATGGCTTCTGGGAAAATCAGGTGGCTGCAGTTGCTGCTGGCGCTCGGATTGCTGGAAGCCAAGCTTGTGCCAGTGAAAAAATTGAACCTTCAAAAGTAATGCTAAAAAGCCCACTGGAATTTTCTACCTCCAAAACAGACATGGGTCCCACTGCCAGGGTGAGTGCCAAGGAACCTGTGGCAATTTGGAGCAAAGGCGGAGTGACCTTCTATTTTACACCAGTGCTCATATGCAAAGAGCCAGTTAGGACTGTGGGGTTGGGTGATGCTATATCCGCAGAAGGATTGTTGTTTTCAGAAGCTAAGACTCAATGA